The Chitinophagaceae bacterium genome window below encodes:
- a CDS encoding thioredoxin family protein, with amino-acid sequence MEPIVNDFIAANKNISFLKIDGGIHTDLMKQLNAEVLPTFILLKNGQEVWRYSGVLSSEELNKVWTEKK; translated from the coding sequence ATGGAACCCATCGTAAATGATTTTATTGCTGCAAATAAGAATATCTCCTTCTTAAAAATTGATGGCGGTATCCATACTGACCTCATGAAACAGTTAAATGCTGAAGTGTTACCCACTTTCATTCTGCTGAAAAACGGCCAGGAAGTTTGGCGATACAGTGGTGTACTATCTTCAGAAGAATTGAACAAGGTTTGGACAGAGAAGAAATAG
- a CDS encoding sulfatase-like hydrolase/transferase, with translation MLKKQSWYNNTLFVFIGDHGVKGNASAFYPDAWTNERLSDEHVPLLFYSPAFIKPEKRTEVVSQVDVLPTIAGLLNQPFTNTTIGRVVLRKGGGKDFAFIIHHDEGEIGIVNNDYYYILNMNLQKDTLVPVHFNSPLLSVSNYTKIKQQMAEQTIALYESSRWMLLNNQKEKVKP, from the coding sequence ATGCTAAAAAAGCAGAGCTGGTACAATAACACATTGTTTGTGTTCATTGGCGATCATGGCGTAAAAGGAAATGCTTCAGCTTTCTATCCTGATGCGTGGACGAATGAGCGGTTATCAGATGAGCATGTTCCTTTGCTGTTTTACTCTCCTGCTTTTATAAAACCTGAAAAACGTACTGAAGTAGTGAGCCAGGTGGATGTATTGCCAACCATTGCTGGTTTACTGAATCAGCCATTTACCAATACAACTATCGGAAGGGTTGTATTACGTAAAGGGGGAGGAAAAGATTTTGCGTTTATCATTCATCATGATGAAGGAGAGATTGGGATTGTGAATAATGATTATTACTATATTCTCAATATGAACCTGCAAAAAGACACGCTGGTTCCTGTTCATTTTAATTCACCTCTTTTATCTGTGTCGAACTACACGAAAATAAAACAGCAGATGGCTGAGCAAACCATTGCATTGTATGAATCATCCCGCTGGATGCTGCTCAATAATCAGAAGGAGAAGGTAAAACCTTAG
- a CDS encoding T9SS type A sorting domain-containing protein has product MNRRILLFLTLVSVFLFTQCSTDSQHNSIAEEEAIEMNGEEKEDGIRLAQEQEFEMTKDVSLGYIPLSRLIRANEELKAARRNNPVSARVNALSWTERGPNTDAISPGNGNTRGIQPAADAVTSGRMRAIWVDLTSSTTVWAGGVAGGLWKSTNIASTSSAVWSPVNDFLGNLSIASICQDPSNTDVMYFGTGEKTFNADAVRGGGVWKSTDHGVTWNLLVNTTGFTNVSKVLCDAAGNIYVATIGANGIQRSNDGGVSWTNITPTGLTTYVTEMRISSTGRLHIVCGYQNTGTSGYRFTDAPSTVAAGIWTSPTTTFPTAYNSELAVAGTTLYALPSNASDLTPTIYKSTDGGDNWAATATSPPSTAAEPTINGGQGWYDLAIGVDPTNANIVIAGGLNFYRSTDGGANWTQITRWVGTTLNYVHADHHTVTWNGSQVLVGTDGGLFYSNDNGVTYTDRNDGLRLKQFYSCAIHPSLTNYFLAGAQDNGVHQLNGAGLTSSVEVTGGDGAFVHIDQDEPQYQFGSYVRGQYRRSTDGGTNWSSVNYSTTIGQFINPTDYDDIGNKMYTSAAVGQYVRWDNAQTGSTFTPIAIAAFGANTVRSITVSPYTANRVFFGTAGGQVVRVDNADQAVPTATNITQAGMSATIISSIAVGTNDNNLLATFSNYGSIHIWVTTNGGTSWTNISGSGLPDIPVRWAMFYPEDNTKAILATEMGIYETDLINGASTVWVQNAGFPTVKTNMLQYRKSDGTILASTHGRGLWTASIPLSPYIRFENSLALKTEATASTSICRNYTDYTVNMNIDAAPTGAATVTLSIAGGATATQGVDYDFTTNGNFAAPSNVLTFANGSTTPQPITVRVYNDAETESAESFTFNYAISGVTTALAAPSSPSHTFTITDNDAAPIAAFSGNFLIGVNNTTVTSQSPFRSNLQKFRIQSLYTAAELQASGILTASSLTSMTMRITVKNSTQAYNGFTISLANTGAGNLSTGFISPAFTQVYTGNYSSVVGDNVFTFSTPFAWDGTSNVLVNICFDNAPAAADVSADVTEATSAPLGAGIRATTYSSSVVGTACSLAAAFISDARVTATFAASGGTQIESVLNSNRSEYAGNNGTYYFYNGAAILSNITGASANLGCVSSNIFEAGTTWSSFNSGQRSQKVFEIIPTTNSGATYTVGLYFTAAELGGKVPSGLKIAKTNAATIAAANGTNTTTAVTSFTAFGAGYLFTASFTGFSKFFLVDNNVVLPVELISFNGTLNSQQRSQLQWKTSNQVNLSNFEVQRSYDGIHFTKVAKVNALQNSTAVQDYGFTDPAIAKAVNFYRLKMNDVDGKSSLSTVIQIKNNQVQKFAELSQNPVTNQISFRINNRDKENITVQLFSTTGQLVVKLNMGKVDGNVIVPFNISRLSAGVYTLHITAGTKAESLKVIKQ; this is encoded by the coding sequence ATGAATCGCAGAATTTTACTCTTTTTGACTCTCGTTTCAGTTTTCCTGTTTACTCAATGTTCCACTGACTCTCAACATAATTCAATTGCTGAAGAGGAGGCAATTGAAATGAATGGAGAAGAGAAAGAAGATGGTATAAGACTTGCACAGGAACAGGAATTTGAAATGACAAAGGATGTTTCACTGGGGTATATTCCTCTAAGCCGCTTGATTCGTGCAAACGAAGAATTGAAAGCAGCAAGACGAAACAATCCGGTTTCAGCCCGTGTTAATGCATTAAGCTGGACGGAACGTGGTCCAAATACAGATGCAATTAGTCCAGGCAATGGAAATACAAGAGGAATTCAACCAGCTGCTGATGCTGTAACAAGTGGACGTATGCGTGCTATATGGGTTGATCTTACAAGCTCAACAACTGTATGGGCCGGTGGTGTAGCAGGCGGACTCTGGAAATCAACAAATATTGCTTCAACTTCTTCTGCAGTATGGTCACCGGTAAATGATTTTTTGGGTAACCTTTCCATTGCAAGTATTTGCCAGGATCCTTCCAATACAGATGTTATGTATTTCGGTACCGGTGAAAAAACGTTCAATGCTGATGCAGTTCGTGGCGGCGGTGTATGGAAAAGTACCGATCATGGTGTAACATGGAACCTCTTGGTAAATACAACAGGATTTACAAATGTGTCAAAGGTATTGTGTGATGCTGCCGGTAATATTTATGTTGCAACAATCGGTGCAAATGGTATCCAACGCTCAAATGATGGCGGAGTAAGCTGGACCAATATTACACCAACAGGGCTGACCACTTATGTTACTGAAATGAGGATAAGCAGTACGGGAAGATTGCATATTGTATGCGGTTATCAGAATACCGGAACCTCAGGATACCGTTTTACTGATGCGCCTTCAACAGTTGCAGCAGGAATCTGGACTTCACCAACCACTACCTTTCCCACTGCTTATAATTCTGAACTTGCAGTTGCGGGAACTACATTGTATGCTTTGCCTTCGAATGCCAGCGATCTGACACCGACAATTTATAAATCAACAGATGGTGGAGATAACTGGGCTGCAACCGCAACTTCACCTCCAAGTACAGCAGCTGAACCAACAATTAATGGAGGACAGGGTTGGTATGATCTTGCAATTGGAGTTGATCCAACAAATGCAAATATTGTAATTGCAGGCGGTTTAAATTTTTACCGGTCAACTGACGGTGGAGCAAACTGGACTCAAATTACCAGGTGGGTTGGTACCACACTTAATTACGTTCATGCAGATCATCATACAGTAACCTGGAATGGCAGCCAGGTTTTGGTTGGAACAGATGGCGGATTATTTTATTCAAACGATAATGGTGTTACATATACTGACAGAAATGATGGACTCAGACTAAAGCAGTTTTATTCCTGTGCCATTCATCCAAGCCTCACAAACTATTTTCTTGCCGGTGCGCAGGATAATGGAGTACATCAGTTAAACGGTGCAGGTCTTACATCAAGTGTAGAGGTAACAGGTGGTGACGGTGCATTTGTACATATTGATCAGGATGAACCTCAGTATCAATTTGGATCTTATGTTCGTGGTCAATACAGGCGCAGCACAGATGGTGGTACCAACTGGTCATCTGTGAACTATTCGACAACAATAGGTCAATTCATTAACCCAACTGATTATGATGATATAGGAAATAAAATGTACACCAGCGCTGCGGTCGGACAGTATGTTCGATGGGATAATGCACAGACAGGATCTACTTTTACACCGATTGCAATTGCTGCTTTCGGAGCAAATACAGTGAGAAGTATAACAGTTTCTCCCTATACAGCCAACAGAGTTTTTTTCGGAACAGCAGGCGGCCAGGTGGTGAGGGTTGATAACGCTGATCAGGCAGTACCAACAGCGACCAATATTACTCAGGCAGGAATGAGTGCTACCATTATTTCATCTATAGCTGTAGGTACAAATGATAATAATCTGCTGGCCACTTTTTCCAATTATGGTTCAATTCATATTTGGGTTACAACAAATGGCGGTACATCATGGACAAATATCAGCGGTTCAGGTTTACCTGATATACCTGTGCGGTGGGCTATGTTTTATCCGGAAGATAATACCAAAGCAATTCTGGCAACAGAAATGGGAATCTATGAAACAGATTTAATAAATGGTGCTTCTACAGTATGGGTGCAAAATGCAGGATTTCCCACTGTAAAAACCAATATGCTCCAATACCGTAAAAGTGATGGAACAATATTAGCATCAACACATGGCAGGGGCTTATGGACAGCATCAATTCCACTATCACCTTATATACGGTTTGAAAATTCACTGGCCTTAAAAACGGAAGCAACTGCAAGCACTTCCATCTGCCGTAACTATACAGATTATACAGTGAATATGAATATTGATGCTGCACCAACTGGTGCCGCTACTGTAACATTGAGTATTGCAGGTGGTGCTACAGCAACACAGGGAGTAGATTATGATTTTACTACCAATGGAAATTTTGCTGCTCCATCGAATGTATTAACTTTTGCCAATGGATCTACCACTCCTCAGCCAATTACAGTGCGTGTTTATAACGATGCTGAAACAGAAAGTGCAGAATCGTTTACATTTAATTATGCAATATCAGGAGTTACAACAGCATTAGCAGCACCAAGCAGCCCTTCGCATACGTTCACTATTACAGATAATGATGCAGCCCCAATAGCAGCTTTCAGTGGTAATTTTCTGATTGGAGTAAACAACACAACTGTTACTTCACAATCTCCATTCAGGAGTAATCTGCAAAAATTCAGGATTCAATCATTATACACAGCTGCTGAATTACAGGCATCAGGAATTTTAACTGCTTCAAGTCTTACGTCCATGACCATGCGAATAACTGTAAAGAACAGTACGCAGGCATATAATGGCTTTACGATATCATTGGCAAATACGGGTGCAGGAAATCTTTCAACAGGATTTATCAGTCCCGCATTTACACAGGTATATACCGGAAACTATTCATCAGTAGTGGGTGATAATGTCTTTACATTCAGTACACCATTTGCCTGGGATGGCACATCCAATGTACTTGTAAATATCTGCTTTGATAATGCACCTGCTGCTGCAGATGTATCGGCAGATGTAACGGAAGCAACCAGTGCCCCATTAGGAGCGGGCATCAGGGCAACCACTTACTCAAGCAGTGTTGTTGGTACAGCTTGTTCTCTGGCCGCAGCATTTATTTCTGATGCAAGGGTTACGGCAACATTTGCAGCCAGCGGCGGAACACAGATTGAATCCGTATTAAACAGTAACAGGTCGGAATATGCGGGAAATAACGGCACCTATTATTTTTATAACGGGGCTGCTATTCTTAGTAATATAACAGGCGCATCTGCAAACCTCGGTTGTGTAAGTTCCAATATCTTCGAAGCAGGCACAACATGGTCTTCGTTTAATTCAGGGCAGCGTTCGCAAAAAGTGTTTGAAATTATTCCAACTACAAACAGTGGAGCTACGTATACTGTTGGGCTGTATTTTACAGCAGCCGAACTTGGCGGCAAAGTACCATCAGGTTTAAAAATTGCCAAAACCAATGCCGCAACAATCGCTGCAGCAAATGGCACAAATACAACTACAGCAGTTACTTCCTTTACTGCATTTGGTGCAGGATATTTATTTACTGCAAGCTTTACCGGGTTCTCCAAATTCTTCCTGGTAGATAATAATGTAGTGTTACCTGTTGAACTGATTTCTTTCAATGGTACATTAAACAGCCAGCAACGCAGCCAGCTGCAATGGAAAACAAGCAACCAGGTTAATCTGAGCAATTTTGAAGTACAGAGGAGCTATGATGGAATTCACTTCACCAAAGTGGCAAAGGTAAATGCACTTCAAAACAGTACGGCCGTGCAGGATTATGGTTTTACAGATCCTGCTATTGCAAAAGCTGTTAACTTCTACCGTCTTAAAATGAATGATGTTGATGGAAAATCTTCGCTAAGCACAGTTATCCAGATTAAGAATAACCAGGTGCAGAAGTTTGCTGAGTTATCTCAGAACCCGGTAACAAATCAAATTTCCTTCCGAATCAATAACAGGGATAAAGAAAATATAACCGTGCAGTTATTCAGCACTACCGGACAATTGGTTGTAAAACTAAATATGGGAAAAGTTGATGGTAATGTGATTGTGCCTTTCAATATTTCCAGATTGTCGGCCGGAGTATATACACTTCATATTACAGCAGGCACTAAAGCTGAAAGCCTGAAAGTGATTAAACAATAA
- a CDS encoding class I SAM-dependent methyltransferase: MELPDKGKKAWFRNWFNSHYYHLLYFERNEEEAGAFMDALLLKLNPPKDALMLDVGCGRGRHSIYLASKGYRLTGIDISEDSIAEAKEQEAENLEFFVHDMRLPFRMNYYNYAFNFFTSFGFFRTRREHDNAIRTIAQSLKTDGIFVIDYLNAHYVENHLQYKSEIQKDDVTFSITRWLDETHFYKKIVVEDEAKLEEPLEFTEKVAKFSLGDFNDMFAYYGLQVQEVYGSYTFEPYHVSNSPRLIIIAKKIK, translated from the coding sequence ATGGAATTACCGGATAAAGGGAAGAAAGCATGGTTCAGGAATTGGTTCAATTCACATTATTATCATCTCTTATATTTTGAACGGAATGAGGAGGAAGCAGGTGCTTTTATGGACGCCCTTTTGCTGAAATTAAATCCTCCTAAAGATGCATTGATGCTGGATGTTGGATGTGGCAGAGGCAGACACAGTATTTATCTTGCTTCCAAAGGTTACCGGTTAACGGGTATTGATATAAGTGAAGACAGTATTGCCGAAGCAAAAGAACAGGAAGCTGAAAACCTGGAGTTCTTTGTACACGATATGCGTCTGCCCTTTCGTATGAACTACTATAACTATGCGTTTAATTTCTTTACCAGCTTTGGATTTTTCCGTACAAGACGGGAACATGATAATGCTATCCGCACTATTGCCCAGTCATTAAAAACTGATGGCATTTTTGTAATTGATTACCTCAATGCACATTACGTAGAAAATCACCTGCAATATAAAAGTGAAATACAGAAAGATGATGTTACTTTTTCTATTACACGCTGGCTCGATGAAACACATTTTTATAAAAAGATCGTAGTGGAAGACGAAGCAAAACTTGAAGAACCACTCGAGTTTACAGAAAAGGTAGCCAAGTTTTCATTGGGCGATTTCAATGACATGTTTGCTTATTACGGACTTCAGGTACAGGAGGTTTATGGAAGTTATACATTTGAACCTTATCATGTAAGTAATTCACCACGCCTGATTATTATAGCAAAAAAAATAAAGTAA
- a CDS encoding zinc carboxypeptidase, which translates to MNRLLLALLLCISVSANAQQLSYYLPANVTYSNAVPTPKATVGHEVGEWHITHDRLVNYMKAVDAASDRVSLTVTGTTHEGRQQLALFITSPANHAKLESIREQHLQLSDPVKSASLNTADMPAVVWIGCSIHGNEPSGANMSLLLIYYLAAAQGSQIDELLSNTVIILDPSFNPDGLNRFSSWVNTHKSATLVSDPNAREFNEAWPGGRTNHYWFDLNRDWLPAQQPESQNRLNIFHAWRPNILTDHHEMGSNSSFFFQPGVPSRVNPNTPKKNQQLTGAIGNFHAKFLDSIGSFYFTKEGYDDFYYGKGSTFPDIHGSIGILFEQASSRGHAQQTENGLLTFPFTIRNQFTTALSTLEAARNLRKDLLNYQREFYQNVKQEAAAFPVKAYVFGDAYDQSRNALFIEMMKRQKIEVYENKQSFDADGKQFAAGSSWIVPTNQSQFKVIKTIFERTLNYEDSLFYDITSWTFPLAMGLPSAELKTLPALGAIVDEVKKPTGKIIGNSSSYAYAFEWDDFYSAKLLYALQSKGVITKVASQLFESAIANGTKKFNYGTILIPVRNQNKTADELQKLIETAVAGTGVQVYALISGLSTGGVDLGSGSFVSTRTPRILLMGGTGTSSNDAGEIWHMLDQRMRIPSTLVEIDRFNSVTITGYNIIIMPEGSYSNMDKQAQDKLRAWISNGGTVMAFENAGKFLSTAGITKTIYRSDETKYDSTAMLAYNMRSDEIRAKDMPGSIFEARVDNTHPLCYGYRSKTISIFKANTLFMDQNNNPYDSPVLLTENSLQSGYLHKKFIDKLKGSAIVNTESIGRGKVITYSDNMNFRAFWFGTSKLFLNGLFF; encoded by the coding sequence ATGAACCGACTGCTCCTTGCATTACTGCTTTGCATTTCTGTTTCTGCAAATGCACAACAACTGTCTTATTATCTGCCAGCAAATGTTACCTACAGTAATGCTGTTCCAACACCTAAAGCAACTGTTGGGCATGAAGTGGGAGAGTGGCATATTACCCATGACAGGCTTGTAAATTATATGAAAGCAGTTGATGCTGCAAGCGACCGTGTTTCACTAACGGTTACCGGCACCACACATGAAGGCCGGCAGCAACTGGCACTGTTTATTACCTCCCCGGCAAATCATGCAAAATTAGAAAGCATCAGGGAGCAGCACCTGCAATTATCCGATCCGGTAAAAAGCGCTTCATTAAATACAGCTGATATGCCTGCTGTGGTATGGATTGGCTGCAGCATACATGGTAACGAACCAAGCGGTGCCAATATGAGTTTACTGCTGATTTATTATTTAGCAGCAGCACAGGGATCACAGATAGATGAATTGCTGAGCAATACGGTGATCATTTTAGACCCTTCTTTTAACCCTGATGGGTTAAATCGTTTTTCAAGCTGGGTAAACACACATAAGAGTGCAACATTAGTGAGTGATCCAAATGCAAGAGAATTTAATGAAGCATGGCCAGGCGGAAGAACCAATCATTACTGGTTTGATTTGAACCGTGACTGGTTACCGGCACAACAACCCGAAAGCCAGAACAGATTGAATATATTCCATGCATGGAGACCGAATATTTTAACTGATCATCATGAAATGGGAAGTAATTCTTCTTTCTTTTTTCAGCCAGGTGTTCCAAGCCGTGTAAATCCAAATACACCAAAAAAGAATCAGCAGTTAACTGGAGCAATCGGAAATTTTCATGCAAAGTTTTTAGACAGCATCGGTTCGTTTTATTTTACGAAAGAAGGATACGATGATTTTTATTACGGCAAGGGTTCAACTTTCCCTGATATTCATGGCAGCATTGGTATTTTGTTTGAACAGGCCAGCAGCCGTGGTCATGCACAGCAAACAGAAAATGGATTACTGACATTTCCATTTACCATCCGCAATCAATTTACAACTGCTTTATCAACATTGGAAGCTGCAAGAAATCTGCGGAAAGATTTATTAAATTATCAACGTGAATTTTATCAGAATGTAAAACAGGAAGCTGCTGCCTTTCCGGTAAAGGCTTATGTATTTGGCGATGCATATGATCAGAGCCGCAATGCTTTATTTATTGAAATGATGAAGCGGCAGAAAATTGAAGTGTATGAAAACAAACAGAGTTTTGATGCTGATGGAAAACAGTTTGCTGCGGGCAGTTCATGGATTGTTCCAACCAATCAGTCACAATTCAAAGTGATCAAAACGATTTTTGAACGGACACTCAATTACGAAGACAGTTTGTTTTATGATATCACCAGCTGGACATTTCCATTGGCGATGGGATTGCCATCAGCTGAATTAAAAACATTACCTGCATTGGGAGCAATTGTTGATGAAGTAAAGAAACCAACCGGAAAGATTATTGGAAACAGCAGCAGCTATGCTTATGCGTTTGAGTGGGATGATTTTTATTCTGCCAAATTATTGTATGCACTGCAATCAAAAGGCGTTATTACAAAAGTGGCATCGCAGTTATTTGAATCAGCAATAGCTAACGGAACTAAAAAATTCAATTATGGTACAATACTTATTCCTGTAAGGAATCAAAATAAAACAGCAGATGAATTACAGAAGCTGATTGAAACAGCTGTTGCAGGAACGGGAGTACAGGTGTATGCACTAATCAGTGGTTTGTCAACCGGTGGTGTAGATCTTGGCAGTGGAAGTTTTGTAAGCACACGTACACCAAGAATCCTTTTGATGGGTGGAACAGGAACCAGCAGTAATGATGCAGGTGAAATATGGCATATGCTTGATCAGCGCATGCGGATCCCTTCAACGCTTGTAGAAATTGACCGTTTCAACAGTGTTACCATCACGGGTTATAATATTATCATTATGCCTGAAGGTTCATACAGCAATATGGATAAGCAGGCACAGGATAAACTCCGTGCATGGATCAGTAATGGAGGAACAGTAATGGCGTTTGAAAATGCAGGTAAGTTTTTATCAACTGCCGGTATTACCAAAACAATTTACCGGAGTGATGAGACAAAATATGACAGTACAGCCATGCTTGCCTACAATATGCGCAGCGATGAAATAAGAGCGAAAGATATGCCCGGATCAATTTTTGAAGCAAGGGTTGATAATACACATCCGTTGTGTTATGGTTATCGCAGTAAGACCATCAGCATTTTTAAAGCCAATACATTGTTTATGGATCAGAATAACAATCCATACGATTCACCCGTATTGCTCACAGAAAATTCTTTACAAAGCGGCTACTTACACAAAAAATTTATTGACAAATTAAAAGGCAGTGCCATTGTAAATACAGAATCAATCGGCAGGGGCAAAGTAATTACTTACAGCGACAATATGAATTTTCGTGCATTTTGGTTCGGCACGAGCAAGTTGTTTCTGAATGGATTGTTTTTTTAA
- a CDS encoding sulfatase-like hydrolase/transferase, which yields MLLFSIMRVLTFFTFRPDSISFAEAIPSFLMGMRFDLRWVSILLAPLLLAGSFPKLSPFRSSKHRRFWIVYLVVMSSFLLFFYGADFGHFDYVETRLNASALNFIEDFTISIRMLWQSYPLFWIFILLSVLIWLLYGYFHRTHKKVDYSVEAPYKPMRTVWLIVLLIFGIAGSNPAKPLMWKDAFKLGNNFKAYLALNPLENFFTTLRFRKPFSDDGSAKGQFEIMKHLLQLPENASNLNFQRNEIFLEPAKKMNVVLVLCESFSMYKTSMSGNPLNTTPYFQQLANEGLFFERCFSPSFGTARAVFSLLTGIPDVQLSKFSTRNPEALNQHTIINSFNDYKKFYFIGGNSEFNNFKGLLVNNVAGLKLYEEGMYQSPKFNVWGISDKNLFKEANRILTEQQQPFFSIIQTADNHRPFVIPEEDRSFVDNRLIDEAELKKYGFDSQKEYEASLYFDYCLQQFMENAKKAELVQ from the coding sequence ATGTTGCTGTTCAGCATCATGAGAGTGCTGACATTTTTCACATTTCGTCCCGATTCTATTTCATTTGCTGAGGCGATTCCTTCTTTCCTGATGGGCATGCGTTTTGATCTTCGCTGGGTAAGCATTTTACTGGCTCCATTGCTTTTAGCAGGCAGTTTTCCAAAATTATCACCTTTCAGGTCTTCAAAACACCGACGATTCTGGATCGTTTATCTGGTTGTGATGAGCAGCTTTCTGTTGTTTTTTTATGGTGCCGATTTTGGTCATTTCGATTATGTAGAAACCAGGCTCAATGCCAGTGCCCTGAATTTTATTGAAGACTTTACTATTTCAATCCGGATGCTCTGGCAGTCATATCCGCTGTTTTGGATATTCATACTGTTATCTGTATTGATCTGGTTGCTATACGGTTACTTCCATCGTACTCATAAAAAAGTAGATTACTCAGTTGAAGCTCCGTATAAACCAATGCGTACAGTTTGGCTGATTGTTCTTTTAATTTTTGGTATTGCCGGAAGCAATCCTGCCAAGCCATTAATGTGGAAGGATGCATTTAAACTTGGAAATAATTTCAAAGCCTACCTGGCTTTAAACCCGTTGGAAAATTTCTTTACAACACTCCGTTTCCGTAAACCATTTTCAGATGATGGAAGTGCTAAGGGACAGTTTGAAATCATGAAACATTTACTGCAGTTACCGGAAAATGCTTCTAATTTAAATTTTCAACGAAATGAAATTTTTCTGGAACCGGCAAAGAAAATGAATGTGGTGCTGGTGCTTTGCGAATCGTTCAGCATGTATAAAACAAGTATGAGTGGAAATCCATTAAATACCACTCCTTACTTTCAGCAACTTGCAAATGAAGGTTTATTTTTTGAACGTTGCTTTTCACCATCGTTTGGAACAGCCAGAGCAGTTTTCTCTTTACTCACGGGTATTCCCGATGTTCAGTTGAGTAAATTTTCAACCCGGAATCCTGAAGCGTTAAATCAGCATACCATTATCAATTCCTTTAACGACTATAAAAAATTCTATTTTATTGGTGGTAACAGTGAATTCAATAATTTCAAAGGGCTGCTGGTAAATAATGTGGCCGGATTGAAATTATATGAAGAAGGAATGTATCAAAGCCCCAAGTTTAATGTGTGGGGCATCAGCGATAAAAATCTGTTTAAAGAAGCCAACCGCATTTTAACCGAACAGCAGCAGCCATTTTTCAGTATCATTCAAACAGCAGATAATCATCGCCCATTTGTTATCCCTGAAGAAGACAGAAGTTTTGTTGACAACAGGTTGATTGATGAAGCAGAATTAAAAAAATACGGGTTTGATTCGCAGAAGGAATATGAAGCCTCTCTTTATTTTGATTATTGCCTTCAGCAGTTTATGGAGAATGCTAAAAAAGCAGAGCTGGTACAATAA
- a CDS encoding phosphatase PAP2 family protein, which translates to MLKPILQFDRSLFYYINNKWSNDLFDAVMPFIRNQFFWVPVYLFLLLFVFINFRSKVWWWVLFFLATFALTDMISTQVIKALIQRPRPCADAEAAHFVRMLIPCSYSYGFVSSHAANHFGIAIFLFQTMKHFAKQWIWLAFVWAFLVGYAQLYVGAHFPFDVIGGAALGLLIGHRTALIFNKQFGGLQVN; encoded by the coding sequence ATGCTGAAACCGATATTACAATTTGACCGTTCCCTGTTTTACTACATCAACAATAAGTGGAGCAATGATTTGTTTGATGCAGTGATGCCATTTATCAGGAATCAGTTTTTCTGGGTGCCGGTTTACCTTTTTTTACTCCTCTTTGTTTTCATCAACTTCCGCAGCAAAGTATGGTGGTGGGTTTTATTCTTTCTTGCCACGTTTGCATTGACTGATATGATCAGCACACAGGTTATTAAGGCCCTTATTCAACGGCCAAGACCATGTGCCGATGCTGAAGCAGCTCATTTCGTCCGTATGCTTATTCCCTGCAGTTACAGCTATGGTTTTGTTTCATCGCATGCAGCCAATCATTTTGGTATTGCCATTTTTCTTTTTCAAACCATGAAGCATTTTGCTAAACAATGGATCTGGCTTGCTTTTGTTTGGGCATTCCTGGTTGGGTATGCACAACTATATGTAGGTGCACATTTTCCGTTTGATGTAATTGGTGGAGCAGCTCTTGGTTTACTCATTGGCCACCGGACTGCTCTAATTTTCAACAAGCAATTCGGCGGGTTACAGGTTAATTAA